The genomic stretch GCCCAATAATGCCTTCATCATTCCTTTCCTAACTCCTCCATACCGCGCACACCAACGCCACGCAGCTACCTCTAGGGCTCTCTCCTAGTATTACTTGCTAGCCTAAAGCTTCTGCAGTGACGCAACAGTAGCAGGTTGTCAGCGACGCCATTGCTCTGAATGCTGTGCGGCTCATGCCCTCCTCCTCaccaccctctctctctctctctctttccccTGCAGAGTCACTGCCATAAAcaaacaaaccaacacacaCTAGACACACAAAATATGTCCTAGCAACACAAGGCCTAAAAGCTTCGCTCACTCACATCTCTTTCTGCTTCCTGTGCGCACACAcacaccggccggccggcccctttCGCCATCTCTAACTTTTCCCCCTTTCTTTCTCGATCTTGCCTTTCCTTCCGCTTTTAAGCCTTGATCGATGTACACACCACACACCAGTGGGAATGGACACACACTACTCATCTAGCTCTTGATCTGAAGATCTGTTCATTTCCAGAGTAGTAGTTTCCACATGTGAGATCAGGAACCGGTCGAGAGCAAgcgaggaagaagatcaagaagtAGTAGCAGTGGCAGTATAGCGCTAGAACTAGCTAGATCTCGTCTCTAGCTACGAAGCTTGTACAAGCAGTGCCCAGATGTTACCTTACCCTAACCTTCACCATTTCGGCGTCTCCCAAGAACCCCCACACCCAAACCCTACCGGCTTCCCCATCATGCTTCCGCCGGCCGCGCATCTGGATCAGCACTACGCCGACCACTTCTTCCCCAGCCATGCCCACCAGTTCAACTCCGAGACGCTGGAGGCGGTGCtgaggccgccgcgcgccgctccaGGGTGCGAGGCCGCCGTGACGGCGCCGCAGGGCGGTGGAAGGaacggcgcggccgccgccgccgctggcggcggcggccaaggccaCGCCAGGGCGCGGAAACGGCCGTTCCGGACGGACAGGCACAGCAAGATCCGGACGGCGCAGGGCGTGCGCGACCGCCGGATGCGGCTGTCCCTCGACGTCGCGCGCGACTTCTTCGCGCTGCAGGACCGGCTCGGCTTCGACAAGGCCAGCAAGACGGTGGACTGGCTGCTCACGCAGTCCAAGCCGGCCATCGACCGGCTCACCGAGCCCTCTCAGCgaaccggcggcggtggcggcgttgaCGCTGCCTGCTTGTCATCCCCGACGTCAGGGGCGCCTGACGGATCAGGTAAGAGGGGAGGGGTTGCGGAGAAGGCGGGGGCCAGAAATGGCGGATCGGCGTTCATGGAGCACGGCTGCGAGCTGGACCGCCTCGTGTCCGCCGCGCCGGTGCTCGGGGAGTACTACTACGCCGGCCTCAGCGAGATGATGAGCAACAacggaggagaagaaggcgacgacgatggtgagtacgaGGAAGACGGCGATGATTTCCTGGACGGTATGCAATATTAGCAGCAGCTTGCATGGTTTTCTACGTACTGCTGGCAGCTTATTTAGGTCTCGATCCGGCAAGCACTTCACTGTTGTTAGTTAGTAATGCATATGTACTCCCTTTTAAGCTAG from Setaria italica strain Yugu1 chromosome II, Setaria_italica_v2.0, whole genome shotgun sequence encodes the following:
- the LOC101768856 gene encoding transcription factor TB1 yields the protein MLPYPNLHHFGVSQEPPHPNPTGFPIMLPPAAHLDQHYADHFFPSHAHQFNSETLEAVLRPPRAAPGCEAAVTAPQGGGRNGAAAAAAGGGGQGHARARKRPFRTDRHSKIRTAQGVRDRRMRLSLDVARDFFALQDRLGFDKASKTVDWLLTQSKPAIDRLTEPSQRTGGGGGVDAACLSSPTSGAPDGSGKRGGVAEKAGARNGGSAFMEHGCELDRLVSAAPVLGEYYYAGLSEMMSNNGGEEGDDDGEYEEDGDDFLDGMQY